TACACGGTGTCCGATCTGGAGAATGTCGCGGCCTCGCTGTCCGCCACAACCGCAGCCGCCTCCGGCAACGCCACGCCCAACGTGCCGCGGATGAACGCCTCGCTCGCCCTGCAATACCGGGGCGACGGCGCCGCGATCGGGTTGCCGTCGCGCTTCGGCACGCTGGGCCGGCTGGAGGTGCAGCATCAGGGGCACCGTTATGCCGACGTCGGCAGCCAGACCCTCCTGAAAGGCTACCAGCTGGTCAACGCGCGGGTCGGCGTCGAGCTGGAGAACGCCGACCTCTACCTGTTCGCCAACAACCTGTTCGACCGCAAATACGCGACGCAGGGCAACCATCTGGGGCCGAACGTCGACGCGGTGCTGCCCGCACGCGGGCGGGTGATCGGCGTCGGCGCGGGGGTGCGCTTCTGATGGCGCCGCTCTCCCGCTCCCGCCTGCCCCAGGCCATCCTGCTGGTCAGCATGCTGCTGGTCTCCGCAGGCCAATCGATCCTGTTCGCCACCCTGCCCCCGGCCGGCCGCGCGATCGGCCTGTCGGACTGGCAGATCGGCCTGATCATCACGCTGTCCAGTGTCGCCTTCATCGCCGCCAGCCCGGTGTGGGGGCGCCTCAGCGACAGCCGGGGGCGGCGCGGCATGATCGTGCTGGGCCTGACCGGCTACGCGCTGTTCACCGCGCTGTTCGCCTGGGTGCTCGATCTCGGGATGGCCGGCACGCTGACGCCGCTGGCCAGCCTCGTGGCCCTGGTGGCCGTGCGGGTCGGCTTCGGAACGACGGTGGCGGCGGCCATGCCGGCCGCACAGGCGCACATCGTCGACATCACGCCCCCCGAACGGCGCACCGCCGGCCTTGCCCGGCTGTCGGCGGCCTATGGCCTGGGAACGGTCGCCGGTCCGCTGTTCGCCGCCGCCTTCGCCGGGCTGGGGCTGGTCTTCCCGCTCTACGCGGCGGCCGGAGCCGCCGCCCTGGCCGCCGTCGCGGTCCTCGGCGGTCTGCGCCACGCGCCGCACCGCTCGGCGGCGGCGGCCATGCTGAAGCCGAACGACCCGCGCCTCCGGCTGTGGCTCGGCATCGCGCTCGGCTATTTCCTGGTCGTGGCGATGGTCCTGCAAAGCCTCGGCTTCGTCGTCCAGGACCGCCTCCATCTGGCGCCGTCGGAAACGGGGCGCAGCGTCGGCTTCTGCCTCCTGGCCAGCGGCCTGACCGCCGTGGCCGTTCAGTTCCTGCTGTCCCGCCTCCGCGTCGAGCGGCCCGGCCGCCTGCTGCTGGCCGGGCTGCCGGCGGGCATCGCCGGCCTGTGCGCGCTGTGCGTGTCGTCCACGTTGCCCCTGTTCATTCTCGGGATGGTGGGGATCGGCGGCGCCATGGGGCTGTGCATGCCCGGTCTTTCCGCCGCCGCTTCCCTTGCCATGGAGGACCACGAGCAGGGAGCCGCCGCAGGGTTGATCGGCGCCGCGCAGGCCGGCGGCTTCATGCTGGGGCCGCTGGTGGGCGCCAGCCTGTACCAGCTCGGCGGAAGCCTGCCCTTCCTGAGCGGCATCGTCATTCTGGCTGCGCTGTTCGCCCTGTGCCTGCACCGGCTGCGCGACGGTTCGGCTCAGCACGGACAGCCCGTCATCGCGAAACAGGCCGTGGTCGGAGAAGAAACGTGAAGCGGACGTCAGGACGCCGTGGCGGGACGCACCCCACGTCCATTCTTCCCATCATCGGGCATCGCGTTTCCGAGCCGCAGCAGCGAGACGGTGCCGCAGGGTCGTTCTGGTCGATGCCGCTCGCCCCGGACATCCAATTGAGCGCCGGCGTCCTGGCGGGCGCCGCGCCACCGACGCCGCTGCACGACGTCGGCGCTTGGCGAACAATCGTCCAGGTTCTGGATGGGCCGATTCGCTGGCGGATCGGTGGAGCGACCGAACTCGACCTGAGCACCGCGGCCTTGTGCGTCGTCGATACGCCGTCCCTGTCGATGACGCATCACCTGTGCAGTGCCGGTAGCGAAGCCCGTTGTGCCGTGATCCAGATCGGGCCGGCGGCGATGCCGGGTGATGACGGCTCACGCCCTTGCGGTGGCGCGGACGCCACGTCCATCGTGGTGTGCAAGGACATCGACAGCGGTCTAGGGGGACTCGTCGCACAGATTCTCGCCTGTCCATTCGACGGCTTCACACGGCATCACTATTTGACCGGCAAGGGGTTGGAACTGACCGCGCTCGGATTGCGCAGAGCCTCATCGTGCGAACCGTTCCTGCAAGGGGCCAGTCAGGAGCCTCATCACCATCAGGTTTGGCTTGCCCGGAGAATTTTGGAATCCTCCTTTGACCGCCCTCCCGTGCTGAGGGAAATCGCACGGCAGGTTGGCCTCAACCCCGGTAAATTAACCGCGGAATTCCGCAGGAAATTCGGGGTTACCGTCCATGAATACTTACAGGAATTTCGCCTGGCGAGAGCCTTTCACCTGCTTTCTGAAGATCGGGTCAATGCTTCTGTCGCAGCACACCGGGTTGGTTATTCAACTGCGTATTTTTCCACAGTGTTCCGCAAGCGGTTCGGTTTTTCACCCAGCAATGTGAATGGTCGGTTCCGCGGATCAGAAATACGTCAATACTGAACCGCACTGGGTTTCCCGGAGGCCCCGTTTCTTGAGAGGATGGGGTCATCATGACGAAACAGGCATCACCCAAATACGCCCCTGAAGTCCGCGAACCCGCGGTCCGGATGGTGTTCGAGCACGAAGACGAGCACGCCTGGCGATGGACGGCGATCAGCTCTCGCGACGAAGATCACAACCGGCGCCTGCTCGAACCCATCGGCAACATTCCTCATGCCGAAGCAGAAGCGCGCTACTATACTCAAAACGAGAACGTCACCATGGCGGCGTGATTGAAGCCAAAAGGCCGCCGACACACTCGGGGCGGTTCAGTCTATCATCCATCGCTGATCCGTGACGGATCATACCAAGGTTCCCCATCGATCCGTTGAACACCGCAACCTTGGCAGTTTTCGGAGAACAGTGTCATGACGATCCACTGGCAAACGCCGCTCGTCGAATCCTTGAGCTTTTCCAGGCGTCTGGGGAAGGACATCCACTTCAAGATGGAAGCCGCCCAACCAACCGGCTCGTTCAAGGCGCGCGGCGTTGGGCATGCCTGCACGATACACCGGGACCGGGGGGCGCGCCGCTTCATTTCCTCCTCGGGCGGCAATGCCGGACTGGCAGTCGCCCATGCCGGGCGCAAACTTGGAGTTCCGGTCGTCGTGGTCGTCCCCAACACCACATCCGAACGCGCCAAGACGATGATCGGTCTGGAAATGGCGGAGGTCGTTGTCCACGGCTCCTCCTGGGCCGAGGCGAACGAGCGCGCGCTGTCGATGCTCTCTCCAACCGACGCCTTCATCCACCCCTTCGACGATCCTCTGCTCTGGACCGGTCACGCGACGCTCGTCGATGAACTGCGGGCGCAAGGCGGAAAACCGGACGCCATCGTCCTTTCCGTCGGCGGTGGCGGCCTCCTCTGCGGTGTCGCCGAAGGGCTGGATCGCAACGGCTGGAGCGATGTGCCCATCGTCGCGGTTGAAACCCAAGGCGCCGACTCCTTCGCTCGCGCGGTTGCGGCCGGTCGTCCGGTGACCCTTCCGAGCATCGACAGCATCGCGACGTCGCTCGGGGCCAAAACGGTCTCCGACCGCGCGCTCGAAGTGGCGCGGTCGCACCGGATCGAACCCGTCGTGGTTTCCGATGCGGAGGCGGTCGATGCCTGTCTGCGATTGATGGACCAGCATCGCGTCGTCGTGGAGCCGGCCTGTGGCGCCTCGCTGGCGGCTTTGACCCGGTCACAGATCATCTCGAACAGCGCCGGGCGGATCGTCGTCGTCGTATGCGGCGGGGTCGGCGCCAGCGCCGAAGACCTCTTTCGCTGGCGCGATGGCTTCGCCACGCTGCCGACGACGCTCCTTTCCCATCAGTAAGGTGATCCAAATGAAGCAGGTTGGCAGCGATCTGATTGTTGCCGATGGCCGGAAGATACCGATCTCAAAGGGCATCTCGGTTGCCGGACTGGTCTTCGTTTCCGGTCAATTTGCATTGGACGCCGGCTTGATGCGGAACCATGCCGCGTAGAGAGCGGGAAGGAACAGCAGAATCAGCACCGTCCCGACCGCCGTGCCGCCGATCAGCGTGTAGGCCATCGACCCCCAGAAGACAGAATGCGTGAGGGGGATGAAGGCCAGCACCGCGGCAAGGGCGGTCAGGATCACTGGCCGCGTCCGCTGCACCGTGGCTTCGATGACGGCGTGATAATCGTCGAGGCCGGCCGCTTGGTTCTCCTTGATCTGTTCGGTCAGGATCAGCGTGTTGCGCATCAGGATGCCGGCCAGACCGATCAGCCCGAGGATGGCGTTGAAGCCGAAGGGCTGGTTGAAGGCGAGCAGCACGGGCACGACGCCGACGACGCCGAGCGGCGCGGTCAGCAGGACCATCGCCATCATCGAGAAGGACCGCACCTGAAGCATGATGAAGATCAGCATGGCGGCGATCATGACCGGGAAGACCTTGCCGAGCGCCGTGTTGGCCTTGGCGGCCTCCTCGATCGATCCGCCCATCTCGATGCGGTAGCCGGCCGGAAGCGAGGCGATCAGCGGCTGAAGGGCCGTCATGATCTGCTTGGAGACCTCCGGCGGCTGGGTCGCCTCATTGTAGTCCGAGCGGATCGTGATGACCGATGTCCGGTCCCGGCGCTTCATCATCGGCTCCTCCAGGCGGATATCGGCATGGCCGATCTGGTCGAGCGGGATTTGCTGGCCGGTCCGGCTCGTCAGCGAGAAATCAGCCAGGCGCGCCGGATCCAGGCGTTCGCCGCCGGCACTGCGCGCCACGATGGGGACATTGCGGATGTCCTCGCGGACCTGGGTCACGGCGATCCCGGTGAGAAGGAACTGGAGTTGCTGCCCGACCTCCGCCGGTGAGAGGCCGATGAGGTTCAGCCGATCCTGGTCCGGGGTGAAGCGAAGCACCGGCGTGCGGTTGCCCCAATCCCGGTTGGCCTGCCGGACATCCGGCACGCTCCGCATGATGGCGAGGGCCTTTTCGGAAATGGCGTACAGCTGCGCCGGATCGGGGCCCATCACCCGGAATTCGACCGGGAACGGCGTGTAGGGGCCGAATACGAGCTGGGTGACGCGGACATAGGCCTCGGGCACCAGCCCCTGCGCAACAGTCTGCCGCAACCGGTGCTTCAGGGCCTCGCGCGCCTCGGCGTCGGGGGTGAGCACAACGATCTTGGCGAAGGCGGGATCGGGCAGTTCCGGCGACAGGGCGATGAAGAAGCGGGGAGCGCCCTGACCGATGTAGCTGGTGACGATCTTCGCTTCCGGCTGATCGGCCAGCCAGCGCTCGATCTTCTCGAC
Above is a genomic segment from Azospirillum humicireducens containing:
- a CDS encoding MFS transporter; its protein translation is MAPLSRSRLPQAILLVSMLLVSAGQSILFATLPPAGRAIGLSDWQIGLIITLSSVAFIAASPVWGRLSDSRGRRGMIVLGLTGYALFTALFAWVLDLGMAGTLTPLASLVALVAVRVGFGTTVAAAMPAAQAHIVDITPPERRTAGLARLSAAYGLGTVAGPLFAAAFAGLGLVFPLYAAAGAAALAAVAVLGGLRHAPHRSAAAAMLKPNDPRLRLWLGIALGYFLVVAMVLQSLGFVVQDRLHLAPSETGRSVGFCLLASGLTAVAVQFLLSRLRVERPGRLLLAGLPAGIAGLCALCVSSTLPLFILGMVGIGGAMGLCMPGLSAAASLAMEDHEQGAAAGLIGAAQAGGFMLGPLVGASLYQLGGSLPFLSGIVILAALFALCLHRLRDGSAQHGQPVIAKQAVVGEET
- a CDS encoding pyridoxal-phosphate dependent enzyme, producing MTIHWQTPLVESLSFSRRLGKDIHFKMEAAQPTGSFKARGVGHACTIHRDRGARRFISSSGGNAGLAVAHAGRKLGVPVVVVVPNTTSERAKTMIGLEMAEVVVHGSSWAEANERALSMLSPTDAFIHPFDDPLLWTGHATLVDELRAQGGKPDAIVLSVGGGGLLCGVAEGLDRNGWSDVPIVAVETQGADSFARAVAAGRPVTLPSIDSIATSLGAKTVSDRALEVARSHRIEPVVVSDAEAVDACLRLMDQHRVVVEPACGASLAALTRSQIISNSAGRIVVVVCGGVGASAEDLFRWRDGFATLPTTLLSHQ
- a CDS encoding helix-turn-helix domain-containing protein, giving the protein MKRTSGRRGGTHPTSILPIIGHRVSEPQQRDGAAGSFWSMPLAPDIQLSAGVLAGAAPPTPLHDVGAWRTIVQVLDGPIRWRIGGATELDLSTAALCVVDTPSLSMTHHLCSAGSEARCAVIQIGPAAMPGDDGSRPCGGADATSIVVCKDIDSGLGGLVAQILACPFDGFTRHHYLTGKGLELTALGLRRASSCEPFLQGASQEPHHHQVWLARRILESSFDRPPVLREIARQVGLNPGKLTAEFRRKFGVTVHEYLQEFRLARAFHLLSEDRVNASVAAHRVGYSTAYFSTVFRKRFGFSPSNVNGRFRGSEIRQY